One window from the genome of Motilibacter peucedani encodes:
- a CDS encoding right-handed parallel beta-helix repeat-containing protein has protein sequence MAALHVATTGSDSASGAEDQPLRTIQRAADLARAGDTVVVHGGVYREWVRPRRGGLSDRRRITYLAAPGEHVAIKGSEQVTGWEQAGGSVWRVTVPNTLFGDFNPYAEELVGDWVVHPEGESRRKHLGDVYLNGKSFYEVLSADEVADPPVRAEVVDNWTGLPDQVRDPEQTRFVWYAEVADDATTIWANFQGADPNAELVEINVRRSVFYPTEHHIDFITVRGFELAQAACPWTPPTADQPGLIGPNWAKGWVIEDNVIHDAKCSAVSLGKEASTGHNFATTRGDKPGYQYQLESVFSARHIGWDREHVGSHVVRRNEIYDCGQNGIVGHLGCVFSTIEDNHIHHIALKREFYGYEIGGIKLHAAIDVEIVHNRIHDCSLGTWLDWETQGTRISRNVFYRNNRDLFVEVSHGPYVVDHNVLASPVSFESFSQGGAFVNNLFGGTLRWEPVWDRATPYHVPHSTQVAGYAVIYGGDDRFIGNVFLGGDVDHAYAPDGFPFQGPVGHGTAVFDGHPTSFDEYLARVDAQPAGDHQRFPGVKQPVYLRDNVYAAGARASDGESSPLVLDGDASLEVVDEGTEVYLQLQLPQGFDGVRVGVVTSADLERTRFVDADFEERDGSPLVVDADLTGERKDAASSYPAGPLTSLAGGEARLRVW, from the coding sequence ATGGCTGCCCTGCACGTCGCGACGACCGGTTCCGACTCGGCCTCCGGGGCCGAGGACCAGCCGCTCCGCACCATCCAGCGTGCGGCGGACCTCGCCCGGGCCGGTGACACGGTCGTCGTCCACGGGGGCGTCTACCGCGAGTGGGTGCGGCCGCGCCGCGGCGGCCTGAGCGACCGGCGCCGGATCACCTACCTGGCCGCGCCCGGAGAGCACGTGGCGATCAAGGGCTCGGAGCAGGTCACCGGGTGGGAGCAGGCCGGGGGCAGCGTCTGGCGCGTCACCGTGCCCAACACGCTCTTCGGCGACTTCAACCCCTACGCCGAGGAGCTCGTCGGCGACTGGGTCGTCCACCCCGAGGGCGAGTCGCGCCGCAAGCACCTCGGCGACGTCTACCTCAACGGCAAGAGCTTCTACGAGGTGCTCTCGGCCGACGAGGTCGCCGACCCGCCGGTGCGCGCCGAGGTCGTCGACAACTGGACCGGCCTGCCCGACCAGGTGCGCGACCCCGAGCAGACCCGCTTCGTCTGGTACGCCGAGGTGGCCGACGACGCCACCACGATCTGGGCCAACTTCCAGGGGGCCGACCCCAACGCCGAGCTGGTCGAGATCAACGTGCGCCGCTCGGTCTTCTACCCCACCGAGCACCACATCGACTTCATCACCGTGCGCGGCTTCGAGCTGGCGCAGGCGGCGTGCCCGTGGACCCCGCCGACGGCCGACCAGCCGGGTCTCATCGGCCCCAACTGGGCCAAGGGCTGGGTCATCGAGGACAACGTCATCCACGACGCCAAGTGCTCGGCCGTCTCCCTGGGCAAGGAGGCATCGACCGGCCACAACTTCGCGACCACCCGCGGCGACAAGCCGGGCTACCAGTACCAGCTCGAGTCGGTCTTCTCCGCCCGCCACATCGGGTGGGACCGGGAGCACGTGGGCTCGCACGTGGTGCGCCGCAACGAGATCTACGACTGCGGCCAGAACGGCATCGTGGGCCACCTCGGCTGCGTGTTCTCGACCATCGAGGACAACCACATCCACCACATCGCGCTCAAGCGCGAGTTCTACGGCTACGAGATCGGCGGCATCAAGCTCCACGCCGCGATCGACGTGGAGATCGTCCACAACCGCATCCACGACTGCTCGCTGGGCACCTGGCTGGACTGGGAGACGCAGGGCACCCGCATCTCGCGCAACGTCTTCTACCGCAACAACCGCGACCTGTTCGTCGAGGTCAGCCACGGCCCCTACGTCGTCGACCACAACGTGCTCGCCTCGCCCGTGTCGTTCGAGTCCTTCAGCCAGGGCGGCGCGTTCGTCAACAACCTGTTCGGCGGGACGCTGCGGTGGGAGCCGGTGTGGGACCGAGCCACGCCGTACCACGTTCCCCACAGCACGCAGGTCGCCGGCTACGCGGTGATCTACGGCGGGGACGACCGCTTCATCGGCAACGTCTTCCTCGGCGGCGACGTCGACCACGCCTACGCCCCCGACGGCTTCCCGTTCCAGGGCCCGGTCGGGCACGGCACCGCCGTGTTCGACGGCCACCCCACGAGCTTCGACGAGTACCTCGCACGCGTCGACGCCCAGCCGGCCGGCGACCACCAGCGCTTCCCCGGCGTGAAGCAGCCGGTCTACCTGCGCGACAACGTCTACGCCGCAGGGGCTCGCGCCTCTGACGGCGAGTCGAGCCCGCTCGTGCTCGACGGCGACGCCTCGCTCGAGGTCGTCGACGAGGGGACCGAGGTCTACCTGCAGCTGCAGCTGCCGCAGGGCTTCGACGGCGTACGCGTCGGGGTCGTCACCTCGGCCGACCTCGAGCGCACGCGCTTCGTGGACGCCGACTTCGAGGAGCGCGACGGCAGCCCGCTCGTCGTCGACGCCGACCTCACCGGCGAGCGCAAGGACGCCGCCAGCAGCTACCCCGCGGGCCCGCTCACCTCGCTGGCCGGTGGCGAGGCGCGCCTGCGCGTCTGGTGA
- a CDS encoding aldo/keto reductase: METITLNNGVTLPALGLGVYQSRPEETAAAVATALEAGYRHVDTAAAYFNETEVGEGLRRAGLPRKEVFVETKVFPSDYGYEQTLHAFEKSTRKLGVDHLDLLLIHQPRPSQFERTVAAYRALEKLLADGAVRAIGVSNFMPHHLERLLAEVDVVPAVNQVELHPYFQQPAVQAADRARGILTQAWSPIGGITFYPGPWREDRRNVMQDPTIAGIARARGKSAAQVMLRWGIQQGRSVIPKSTNPGRIAENLDVFDFRLDADEVRRIDDLDTLMRTGPDPDEPRGDFYDRPIPEG; this comes from the coding sequence ATGGAGACGATCACTCTCAACAACGGCGTCACGCTTCCCGCACTGGGCCTGGGCGTCTACCAGAGCCGGCCCGAGGAGACCGCCGCCGCCGTGGCGACCGCCCTGGAGGCGGGCTACCGCCACGTCGACACCGCAGCGGCCTACTTCAACGAGACGGAGGTGGGAGAGGGGTTGCGCCGTGCCGGACTGCCGCGCAAGGAGGTCTTCGTCGAGACGAAGGTCTTCCCGAGCGACTACGGCTACGAGCAGACCTTGCACGCCTTCGAGAAGTCGACGCGCAAGCTCGGCGTCGACCACCTCGACCTCCTGCTCATCCACCAGCCGCGCCCGAGCCAGTTCGAGCGGACCGTCGCGGCCTACCGAGCGCTCGAGAAGCTGCTGGCAGACGGCGCCGTGCGTGCGATCGGCGTGAGCAACTTCATGCCCCACCACCTCGAGCGCCTGCTCGCCGAGGTCGACGTCGTGCCTGCCGTAAACCAGGTCGAGCTGCACCCCTACTTCCAGCAGCCCGCCGTCCAGGCCGCCGACCGCGCGCGCGGCATCCTCACCCAGGCCTGGTCGCCGATCGGTGGCATCACGTTCTACCCCGGGCCCTGGCGGGAGGACCGCCGCAACGTCATGCAGGACCCCACGATCGCCGGCATCGCGCGGGCCCGAGGGAAGTCTGCGGCCCAGGTGATGCTGCGGTGGGGGATCCAGCAGGGCCGCTCGGTCATCCCGAAGTCGACCAACCCTGGGCGCATCGCGGAGAACCTGGACGTCTTCGACTTCCGGCTCGACGCGGACGAGGTGCGCAGGATCGACGACCTGGACACCCTCATGCGCACGGGACCCGACCCGGACGAGCCGCGGGGCGACTTCTACGACCGGCCGATCCCGGAGGGGTGA
- a CDS encoding helix-turn-helix transcriptional regulator — translation MDLRTEISEFLRTRRARITPQQAGLGAGAGRRVPGLRREEVAVLASISVDWYVRIERGNLSGVSDEVLVALATALQLDDAELAHLRDLARAARAPRRPVGSASPPALRPGLQTVIDSMQGLPAWARDHRFDIVATNALARALYDDLLHSEVAQGNNARFTFLDPVARDFYVDWEKTADDVVAVLRGYVGASPTDRRLTTLVGELATRSTDFSRRWAAYDVKYHRTGRKTLRHRVVGELDLGFEALALPDSSTLSLFVYHAADEPTRERLQLLESWYAGEVRDDPFVPRSSSGQHQP, via the coding sequence ATGGACCTGCGGACGGAGATCTCCGAGTTCCTGCGCACTCGCAGGGCGCGGATCACCCCGCAGCAGGCCGGTCTGGGTGCCGGTGCCGGCAGGAGGGTGCCCGGGCTCCGGCGCGAGGAGGTCGCGGTCCTGGCGTCCATCTCGGTGGACTGGTACGTGCGCATCGAGCGCGGCAACCTCTCCGGTGTCTCCGACGAGGTGCTCGTCGCGCTCGCGACGGCTCTGCAGCTCGACGACGCGGAGCTGGCGCACCTGCGTGACCTCGCCAGGGCCGCTCGTGCTCCGCGACGCCCGGTGGGCAGCGCGTCACCCCCAGCGCTGCGCCCCGGGCTGCAGACCGTGATCGACTCGATGCAGGGGCTGCCCGCGTGGGCGCGCGACCACCGGTTCGACATCGTCGCGACCAACGCGCTGGCACGCGCGCTCTACGACGACCTCCTGCACAGCGAGGTCGCGCAGGGCAACAACGCCCGCTTCACCTTCCTCGACCCCGTCGCCCGAGACTTCTACGTCGACTGGGAGAAGACCGCCGACGACGTCGTCGCGGTCCTCCGCGGCTACGTCGGCGCCAGCCCGACGGACCGGCGCCTCACGACGCTGGTCGGCGAGCTCGCCACCCGGAGCACGGACTTCTCCCGGCGGTGGGCGGCGTACGACGTGAAGTACCACCGCACCGGGCGCAAGACGCTGCGCCACCGCGTGGTCGGTGAGCTCGATCTCGGCTTCGAGGCTCTCGCGCTGCCCGACTCGTCGACCTTGAGCCTGTTCGTCTACCACGCCGCCGACGAGCCGACGCGCGAGAGGCTGCAGCTGCTCGAGAGCTGGTACGCCGGTGAGGTGCGCGACGACCCGTTCGTCCCGAGGAGCAGCAGTGGTCAGCATCAGCCGTGA
- a CDS encoding DUF6196 family protein yields the protein MVSISRETPEQTHARLRSVLARAEMTVFDGVWSFAETPLDEPPQLSAATLAVVRDEDSWSALVRDDVQDAGRERFGLVSFHFPAGVDNSGFVGWLAGELKTRLGTGVFVVCGSNRARGGIYDYWGCPVGLLDDVVGVIRGLGASSTS from the coding sequence GTGGTCAGCATCAGCCGTGAGACGCCCGAGCAGACGCACGCGCGCCTGCGCTCGGTCCTCGCACGGGCCGAGATGACGGTCTTCGACGGGGTGTGGTCCTTCGCCGAGACGCCGCTCGACGAGCCGCCCCAGCTGAGCGCAGCGACGCTGGCGGTGGTGCGCGACGAGGACTCGTGGAGCGCCCTGGTGCGCGACGACGTGCAGGACGCCGGGCGCGAGCGCTTCGGCCTCGTGTCGTTCCACTTCCCGGCCGGCGTGGACAACAGCGGCTTCGTCGGTTGGCTCGCGGGCGAGCTGAAGACGCGCCTGGGGACCGGGGTCTTCGTCGTATGCGGCAGCAACCGCGCTCGCGGCGGCATCTACGACTACTGGGGGTGCCCGGTCGGGCTGCTCGACGACGTCGTCGGCGTCATCCGCGGGCTGGGCGCGTCGTCCACCAGCTGA
- a CDS encoding helix-turn-helix transcriptional regulator: MANRTRRTVHEQLRDALGAELDLPSLAQTVYSVVARRVAYDFACFATTDPATGLITGASKTRSLGIGDEEFAAAEYGGPDLNSFAEIARRRLPAGALWLDTGGHPEHCRRHRDFMAPRFGFTDELRVVFSARGASWAALALYRGPGDPPFTGPDVQELGAVSELVAEAVQRSLFRSGPGPRTVQSADPTAGPAVLVIDSSDRVTHLTPAARAAVDELGGWDHGSLPANLLAVIASTRSRGEHTDTRARAATGRWLSLRAAPLAGPESSGEVVVTVEPTPRTALSRLSLAAHGLTTREEDVALLVLQGASTATIAADLHLSPHTVQDHLKAVFAKLGVTSRREMTARLVLD; the protein is encoded by the coding sequence ATGGCGAACCGGACCCGACGGACCGTGCACGAGCAGCTCCGCGACGCGCTCGGCGCTGAGCTCGACCTGCCCTCACTCGCGCAGACGGTCTACTCCGTGGTCGCCCGCCGCGTCGCCTACGACTTCGCATGCTTCGCCACCACCGACCCGGCCACTGGCCTGATCACCGGCGCCTCGAAGACGCGCTCGCTCGGCATCGGAGACGAGGAGTTCGCGGCGGCGGAGTACGGCGGACCGGACCTCAACAGCTTCGCCGAGATCGCGCGGCGGCGGCTGCCGGCCGGGGCCCTCTGGCTGGACACCGGCGGGCACCCGGAGCACTGCCGCCGCCACCGCGACTTCATGGCACCCCGCTTCGGCTTCACCGACGAGCTGCGCGTCGTCTTCTCCGCCAGAGGTGCGAGCTGGGCGGCCCTGGCCCTCTACCGCGGGCCGGGGGATCCTCCCTTCACGGGCCCGGACGTGCAGGAGCTGGGCGCGGTCAGCGAGCTGGTCGCCGAAGCCGTTCAGCGCAGCCTGTTCCGCAGCGGTCCGGGTCCCCGCACGGTGCAGAGCGCGGACCCGACGGCCGGCCCGGCCGTGCTCGTCATCGACAGCTCGGACCGCGTCACCCACCTCACGCCGGCGGCCCGCGCGGCGGTCGACGAGCTCGGCGGATGGGACCACGGCTCCCTCCCGGCCAACCTGCTGGCCGTCATCGCCAGCACCCGGTCCCGGGGCGAGCACACCGACACGCGTGCCCGAGCAGCGACCGGACGGTGGCTCAGCCTGCGAGCCGCGCCGCTCGCAGGTCCCGAGTCCTCCGGCGAGGTCGTCGTGACCGTCGAGCCCACGCCGCGCACGGCGCTCAGTCGCCTCTCCCTCGCCGCGCACGGGCTGACCACCCGCGAGGAGGACGTCGCGCTCCTCGTGCTGCAGGGCGCCAGCACGGCGACGATCGCCGCCGACCTGCACCTGTCGCCGCACACCGTGCAGGACCACCTCAAGGCCGTCTTCGCCAAGCTGGGCGTCACGAGCCGCCGTGAGATGACCGCGCGCCTCGTCCTCGACTGA
- a CDS encoding MarR family transcriptional regulator, whose protein sequence is MDDDDLDVVINGGRVLVGIAARSLAAHATDATLPQLRALVLLRGRGALRLSELAAELDVDTSTATRLVDRLVRKGFIDRQVEQSDRRALRLSLTPAGRGLLRRMTEYRKRELREILSQLDPEERQHLRLAMAALSRVTGEAPEDAGPVAWDS, encoded by the coding sequence ATGGACGACGACGACCTGGACGTCGTGATCAACGGCGGCCGCGTGCTGGTGGGCATTGCGGCTCGATCGCTCGCGGCACACGCCACGGACGCGACACTGCCCCAGCTGCGCGCGCTCGTGCTCTTGCGCGGCCGAGGCGCGCTGCGCCTCTCCGAGCTCGCCGCAGAGCTCGACGTCGACACCTCGACGGCGACGCGTCTCGTGGACCGCCTGGTGCGCAAAGGGTTCATCGACCGGCAAGTGGAGCAGTCGGACCGTCGAGCGTTGCGCCTCTCGCTCACGCCCGCGGGCCGCGGGCTGCTGCGGCGGATGACCGAGTACCGCAAGCGCGAGCTCCGCGAGATCCTGAGTCAGCTCGATCCCGAGGAGCGCCAGCACCTGCGACTCGCCATGGCCGCCCTCTCCCGAGTGACCGGCGAGGCGCCCGAAGACGCTGGCCCGGTCGCCTGGGACAGCTGA
- a CDS encoding vitamin K epoxide reductase family protein, with protein sequence MSASAASSHDPGCNPSAWMHRLVLAGLAVVGAAVAGYLTLVETDVLSHAWDPFTGDGSDRVLHSSFSSSLPFPDAGLGLLAYLAEVVLALVGPEDRWRRMPWVVLVFDAVLLGAATGGLVLLVVQAAVVHHYCTLCLVSTGISVTALGLSRLRESRAALRRLRQQPRADRVDALLHWPGTAPPVGAVRIAEARAMTAASLTALDGAALVVLPISAYAFTEPGVDAVWRDLVLGTALVLWGVAGLRAPLRARRSGGGTLLAGGVLIGSALLFDGQPDGVLALRWWTEVSAGLVALVAGGTQLLSTAWARHLVRQRGIPGR encoded by the coding sequence GTGAGCGCGTCCGCCGCCAGCTCGCACGACCCCGGGTGCAACCCCTCCGCGTGGATGCACCGCCTCGTGCTGGCCGGTCTCGCCGTCGTGGGCGCCGCCGTCGCCGGCTACCTGACGCTCGTCGAGACCGACGTGCTCAGCCACGCCTGGGACCCCTTCACGGGGGACGGGTCCGACCGGGTGCTCCACTCGTCGTTCTCCTCCAGCCTGCCCTTCCCCGACGCGGGCCTCGGCCTGCTGGCCTACCTCGCGGAGGTCGTGCTCGCACTCGTGGGTCCGGAGGACCGGTGGCGCCGGATGCCGTGGGTGGTCCTCGTCTTCGACGCCGTGCTGCTGGGTGCCGCCACCGGCGGCCTCGTCCTCCTGGTCGTCCAGGCGGCGGTCGTGCACCACTACTGCACCCTGTGCCTGGTCTCGACCGGCATCTCGGTGACTGCTCTGGGGCTGAGCCGGCTGCGTGAGTCGCGCGCGGCGCTCCGTCGGCTTCGGCAGCAACCCCGTGCGGATCGGGTGGATGCTCTGCTCCACTGGCCAGGGACGGCTCCTCCGGTGGGCGCTGTGCGGATCGCCGAGGCCCGTGCCATGACCGCCGCGTCGCTCACCGCGCTCGACGGGGCTGCGCTCGTGGTCCTACCGATCAGCGCGTACGCGTTCACCGAGCCGGGCGTTGACGCGGTGTGGCGCGACCTGGTCCTCGGGACCGCGCTCGTCCTGTGGGGAGTCGCGGGGCTGCGGGCGCCTCTCCGGGCGCGACGCAGCGGGGGAGGAACCCTCCTGGCCGGGGGAGTGCTCATCGGGTCCGCACTCCTGTTCGACGGGCAGCCCGACGGTGTGCTCGCGCTCCGGTGGTGGACGGAGGTCTCTGCAGGTCTCGTTGCGCTGGTGGCCGGAGGGACTCAGCTCCTCAGCACCGCGTGGGCGCGTCACCTGGTGCGACAGCGCGGCATCCCTGGCCGGTAG
- a CDS encoding SDR family oxidoreductase — translation MHRGTVVVTGASGGVGRATACAFAERGWDVALLARGQQGLDAAAAEVRSAGVRALPVVVDMADWPAVSAAAERVAQELGTPRVWVNVAFTSVFAPFREIAMEEFRRTTEVSYLGYVHGTRAALDLMSPVEGGVVVQVGSALAYRGIPLQTAYCGAKHAIQGFNEALRCELLHEGSAVRTTMVQLPAVNTPQFDWVLSRLPRHPQPVPPIYQPEVAARAVVLAAQHPGRREYYVGPSTVATILGDKLASGLLDRYLARTGWVSQQTSEPARPGRQANLWEAADGPDGHDHGAHGSFDSQAKSRSWQAELNRLPWLLSGAVNLVAAAVAGGQMVAKGRRDFAAALLGRPHP, via the coding sequence ATGCACCGCGGAACGGTGGTCGTGACGGGTGCCAGCGGGGGAGTGGGGCGTGCGACCGCGTGCGCCTTCGCCGAGCGGGGCTGGGACGTCGCCCTGCTGGCCCGCGGGCAGCAGGGTCTCGACGCGGCGGCGGCCGAGGTGCGCAGTGCCGGCGTCCGCGCACTCCCTGTCGTCGTGGACATGGCCGACTGGCCCGCTGTGTCCGCGGCAGCCGAGCGCGTCGCCCAGGAGCTCGGCACGCCGCGCGTGTGGGTCAACGTGGCGTTCACCAGCGTGTTCGCGCCGTTCCGCGAGATCGCGATGGAGGAGTTCCGGCGCACCACCGAGGTCAGCTACCTGGGATACGTGCACGGCACCCGCGCTGCGCTGGACCTCATGTCGCCCGTCGAGGGCGGCGTCGTCGTCCAGGTCGGGTCGGCCCTCGCCTACCGGGGGATTCCGTTGCAGACCGCCTACTGCGGCGCCAAGCACGCCATCCAGGGCTTCAACGAGGCCCTGCGCTGCGAGCTGCTCCACGAGGGCAGTGCGGTGCGCACGACGATGGTCCAGCTCCCGGCCGTCAACACGCCGCAGTTCGACTGGGTCCTGAGCCGGCTGCCCCGCCACCCGCAGCCGGTGCCGCCGATCTACCAGCCCGAGGTGGCGGCGCGCGCGGTCGTCCTGGCCGCACAGCACCCGGGTCGGCGCGAGTACTACGTCGGGCCCAGCACCGTCGCGACGATCCTCGGTGACAAGCTCGCGTCCGGACTGCTCGACCGCTACCTCGCCCGGACCGGCTGGGTGTCGCAGCAGACCTCCGAGCCCGCACGCCCCGGCCGTCAGGCGAACCTGTGGGAGGCCGCCGACGGACCCGACGGTCACGACCACGGTGCCCACGGCTCGTTCGACTCCCAGGCGAAGTCCCGCTCGTGGCAGGCCGAGCTGAACCGCCTGCCGTGGCTCCTCTCCGGCGCGGTGAACCTCGTCGCGGCGGCGGTGGCCGGAGGGCAGATGGTGGCGAAGGGACGGCGCGACTTCGCCGCTGCGCTCCTGGGCCGGCCGCACCCGTGA
- a CDS encoding DUF4396 domain-containing protein, with translation MALLSALTCAAEIVWDIRVRGWRQHMAVMEWVWPITALYAGPLATWAYRAWGRAATHRADDAGGMPEKPFWAAVAVGTTHCGAGCTLGDIAAETVVFLLGLQLAGSALLAEYAGDFLLALLLGVLFQYFAIAPMRGLGLRRGLAVATKADVLSLTAFEVGLFGWMAVMSLALFPDPHLRPASPAYWFLMQVGMCIGFATSYPMNWWLVRRGVKEAM, from the coding sequence GTGGCGCTACTGAGCGCGCTCACCTGTGCTGCCGAGATCGTGTGGGACATCCGCGTACGCGGCTGGCGCCAGCACATGGCCGTCATGGAGTGGGTGTGGCCCATCACCGCGCTGTACGCAGGGCCGCTGGCCACCTGGGCCTACCGCGCGTGGGGCAGGGCCGCGACGCACCGGGCGGACGACGCAGGCGGCATGCCCGAGAAGCCGTTCTGGGCGGCGGTCGCGGTGGGCACTACGCACTGCGGGGCGGGCTGCACGCTGGGCGACATAGCTGCGGAGACGGTGGTCTTCCTGCTCGGACTGCAGCTCGCCGGTTCAGCGCTGCTGGCCGAGTACGCCGGCGACTTCCTGCTCGCACTGCTGCTCGGCGTGCTGTTCCAGTACTTCGCGATCGCGCCGATGCGTGGACTGGGCCTGCGCCGTGGCCTCGCGGTCGCGACCAAGGCTGACGTCCTCTCGCTCACCGCCTTCGAGGTCGGCCTCTTCGGCTGGATGGCAGTGATGTCGCTCGCTCTGTTCCCCGACCCGCACCTCAGACCCGCATCCCCTGCCTACTGGTTCCTGATGCAGGTCGGCATGTGCATCGGCTTCGCCACCAGCTACCCCATGAACTGGTGGCTCGTGCGTCGGGGCGTCAAGGAAGCGATGTGA
- a CDS encoding STAS domain-containing protein: MSTTRNHDRPATAPGDDAERGDRILVVLRQLPLDDEVPELRWRLREAVLGGARTVVVDMRGVQRLSSGMMSALLTTHRLCRVRGGHVELVDCERPVVELLYRTALWRVFPLRLRSESATTVRRTTAS; the protein is encoded by the coding sequence GTGAGCACGACCAGGAACCATGACCGTCCAGCCACCGCGCCCGGCGACGACGCCGAGCGCGGTGACCGGATCCTGGTCGTGCTCCGCCAACTTCCGCTCGACGACGAGGTCCCTGAGCTGCGCTGGCGCCTCCGCGAGGCCGTGCTCGGCGGGGCACGGACCGTCGTGGTCGACATGCGCGGCGTCCAGCGGCTCAGCTCCGGCATGATGTCCGCCCTGCTGACGACGCACCGGCTCTGCCGCGTACGCGGTGGGCACGTGGAGCTCGTGGACTGCGAGCGGCCGGTCGTGGAACTGCTCTACCGCACCGCGCTGTGGCGGGTGTTCCCGCTGCGGCTGCGCTCCGAGAGCGCGACGACCGTGCGCCGCACGACGGCGAGCTGA
- a CDS encoding response regulator transcription factor, whose protein sequence is MAEQILIVEDDDRIRAMLRLALEDEGYDVREAPSGESAVEQMRSAPADMLIVDLMLGGMDGFTCIREVRRSSDAPVIVVSARSDTHDIVAGLEAGADDYVTKPFQVKEITARLRALRRRAARPDPAPALPGDLVLARRADGDLVLSPAAGELRRGDEEVHLTLTEFRLLCELAAVPRQVLSRGTLLDKVWDQGFFGDERLVDVHVRRLRTKVEEDPGSPRVIVTVRGLGYRLDPA, encoded by the coding sequence GTGGCCGAGCAGATCCTGATCGTCGAGGACGACGACAGGATCCGCGCCATGTTGCGGCTGGCCCTCGAGGACGAGGGCTACGACGTCCGCGAGGCACCGAGCGGCGAGTCCGCCGTCGAGCAGATGCGCAGCGCCCCGGCCGACATGCTCATCGTCGACCTGATGCTCGGCGGCATGGACGGCTTCACCTGCATCCGGGAGGTCCGGCGCTCGAGCGACGCCCCGGTCATCGTGGTCAGCGCCCGGTCCGACACGCACGACATCGTCGCGGGGCTCGAGGCGGGAGCCGACGACTACGTGACGAAGCCGTTCCAGGTCAAGGAGATCACCGCCCGGCTGCGCGCCCTGCGCCGCCGTGCAGCGCGTCCGGACCCCGCTCCTGCGCTGCCCGGCGACCTGGTGCTCGCGCGGCGCGCCGACGGCGACCTCGTCCTGTCGCCGGCGGCCGGCGAGCTGCGCCGCGGCGACGAGGAGGTGCACCTGACGCTCACCGAGTTCCGCCTGCTCTGCGAGCTGGCCGCGGTGCCGCGGCAGGTGCTCAGTCGCGGCACCCTGCTCGACAAGGTGTGGGACCAGGGGTTCTTCGGTGACGAGCGCCTCGTCGACGTGCACGTGAGGCGGCTGCGCACCAAGGTCGAGGAGGACCCGGGCTCGCCACGGGTGATCGTGACGGTGCGCGGCCTCGGCTACCGCCTCGACCCGGCGTGA